Proteins from a single region of Alphaproteobacteria bacterium LSUCC0719:
- the gltX gene encoding glutamate--tRNA ligase, translating into MNVVTRFAPSPTGFLHIGGARTALFNWLFARHHGGKYLLRIEDTDHQRSTSEAIDAIHDGLSWLGLEGDEPAISQSARASRHAEIAAELVARGAAYRCYLSEDELASLRDEARATGVPVRSPWRDRSDAPNAPFVVRMRMPDAGEMTIDDAVQGQVTIQNQTLDDMVILRADGTPTYMLAVVVDDHDMGITHVIRGDDHLNNAFRQTMVYRGMDWDVPVFAHIPLIHGADGAKLSKRHGALGVDAYRDMGFLPQAVANYLLRLGWSHGDDEIISRDNAIAWFDLKQVGKSPARFDFDKLADVNSHYLRDLEADTVWDLISPNLEATSPAARDRITRLMPLLAERAKTHLEIAESVGYLLHDGAPPIQEDAAGLLDDTAKARLLALVEDLPDAPWSAESLAAFLKEWLGANDLKMKDIGLPLRAALTGTRQSPSITDVMAALGPQESEKRVRETCKI; encoded by the coding sequence ATGAATGTTGTCACCCGTTTTGCTCCCTCACCGACCGGCTTTCTTCACATCGGCGGCGCGCGAACGGCCCTGTTCAACTGGCTGTTCGCACGTCATCATGGCGGCAAGTACCTGCTGCGGATTGAAGATACCGATCACCAGCGCTCAACAAGCGAAGCCATAGACGCCATCCATGATGGCCTGTCATGGCTTGGGCTTGAAGGTGACGAGCCCGCCATCAGCCAGTCAGCCCGTGCTTCGCGCCATGCCGAAATCGCGGCCGAACTTGTTGCCCGGGGCGCGGCCTACAGATGCTATCTGTCGGAGGATGAGCTTGCCTCGCTTCGCGACGAGGCCCGCGCCACCGGCGTGCCTGTCCGCTCGCCCTGGCGGGATCGAAGCGACGCTCCGAATGCCCCGTTTGTGGTTCGCATGCGCATGCCGGACGCAGGTGAGATGACAATCGATGATGCTGTTCAGGGCCAGGTCACGATCCAGAACCAGACACTCGACGACATGGTGATCCTGCGTGCTGACGGGACGCCAACCTACATGCTTGCCGTCGTAGTGGATGATCACGATATGGGGATCACGCATGTGATCCGGGGCGATGACCACCTGAACAACGCCTTTCGCCAGACCATGGTCTATCGTGGCATGGACTGGGATGTTCCGGTCTTCGCCCATATCCCGCTGATTCATGGTGCCGATGGCGCCAAACTTTCAAAGCGGCATGGCGCACTCGGGGTTGATGCCTATCGCGACATGGGATTCCTGCCGCAGGCTGTCGCCAACTATCTGCTCCGGCTGGGCTGGAGTCATGGTGATGACGAGATCATTTCCCGCGACAATGCCATCGCCTGGTTTGACCTGAAACAGGTTGGCAAATCACCGGCGCGCTTCGACTTTGACAAGCTTGCGGATGTAAACAGCCATTATCTGCGCGATCTGGAGGCCGATACCGTCTGGGATCTCATCTCGCCGAATCTTGAAGCCACAAGTCCAGCTGCCCGTGACAGGATCACCCGGTTGATGCCGCTTCTCGCCGAGCGTGCAAAAACCCATCTGGAAATCGCCGAAAGCGTCGGCTACCTGCTCCATGACGGTGCGCCACCGATACAGGAAGATGCGGCAGGTCTTCTTGATGACACCGCCAAGGCACGGCTTCTGGCACTTGTCGAAGACCTTCCCGACGCGCCGTGGAGCGCCGAATCACTCGCCGCCTTCCTCAAGGAATGGCTTGGTGCCAATGATCTGAAAATGAAGGATATCGGCCTGCCATTGCGGGCCGCGCTGACGGGAACCCGGCAGTCACCGTCAATCACCGACGTGATGGCTGCGCTTGGCCCGCAGGAAAGTGAAAAACGCGTCCGAGAAACTTGCAAAATCTAG
- a CDS encoding ComEC/Rec2 family competence protein gives MRLIPERRILVYVGVMMAGVAFATIHHDMLASIPIAIAVGCGFVIAAVMGLRPVGGLIRWQPMMVALGWCLAGVLSAMLHIAQLPSGLGDRAGRIDVVGTIEHVDGRFDRRLRMWLRVGDIIDGPADIAPYLEGRIVRLSVRPVEMIPRAGDMVRVVARIYPPPGRVLHGAPDYSLRARARDVVASGYVVGIRDRPREGGFGQSLAAGLSSYRQARADRIASSMTAPAGGIAAALLIGDRRYISEATYDLFRGSGLAHLLAISGLHMGLLCFGLIACLRGFAALMPSVACRFPVHKFAAIAGVMAGFGYVLLSGLSISAIRAFLMALLILAAWLMDRLGLTVRNVGLAAGAILVFSPLALFSAGFQLSFAATAALVIWFEGWRHRQSGTASGGRFIRWGLDLVTASMIASIATLPLTAYHFGVVTPWGVMANLLGIPLTGLWIMPAGLAVLITDMLPLPEFISILPVLVMQGGINALVMVAGWFSSLPVSPLPVTPPPPALLNVGYAGFGLLTCLTGQGVKRAVCGGCLAIVTAVCLVVRPPMDGVLFARGKNVHIVMPGGDGVLTGFTSLGGRRLSDFLADNAMRSLAGKTVTTGGAGAIAMFDHRGKGDIAIVTARRALSAGCRSGAKLVIATVQADYPCRDGTPLISLAGLPPENYLLRFAEEGVQARASDGQYFLIRPVSRP, from the coding sequence ATGCGGCTGATACCGGAACGACGAATCCTTGTCTATGTCGGGGTCATGATGGCCGGGGTGGCATTCGCCACCATCCATCACGACATGCTGGCATCAATCCCAATTGCCATTGCCGTGGGCTGTGGCTTTGTCATCGCCGCCGTGATGGGGCTTCGCCCGGTCGGCGGGCTGATACGCTGGCAGCCGATGATGGTGGCGCTTGGCTGGTGTCTGGCGGGCGTGCTGTCAGCGATGCTGCATATCGCTCAGCTGCCATCGGGCCTTGGAGACAGGGCGGGGCGGATTGATGTGGTCGGCACGATCGAACATGTCGATGGCCGGTTTGACAGACGGTTGCGAATGTGGCTTCGCGTTGGCGACATCATCGATGGTCCGGCTGATATTGCCCCTTATCTCGAGGGCAGGATTGTCAGGCTGTCAGTGCGACCTGTCGAGATGATACCGCGGGCAGGCGATATGGTGCGCGTGGTGGCGCGCATATATCCGCCACCTGGGCGGGTTCTGCATGGTGCGCCCGACTATTCGCTGCGCGCCCGCGCCCGCGATGTGGTGGCAAGCGGCTATGTTGTCGGCATCAGGGACCGGCCCCGTGAGGGCGGCTTCGGACAAAGCCTTGCGGCAGGTCTGTCATCCTATCGCCAGGCGCGGGCAGACCGGATCGCAAGCAGCATGACGGCACCCGCCGGAGGCATAGCGGCAGCACTGCTGATTGGCGACCGGCGCTACATCAGCGAGGCCACCTATGATCTGTTCCGCGGGTCGGGTCTTGCGCATTTGCTGGCCATTTCGGGGCTCCATATGGGGTTGCTGTGTTTCGGCCTGATCGCATGTCTGCGGGGGTTTGCCGCGCTCATGCCATCGGTTGCCTGCCGGTTTCCTGTTCACAAGTTCGCCGCCATTGCCGGCGTGATGGCTGGCTTTGGCTATGTTCTGCTCTCGGGGCTTTCGATCAGCGCCATACGCGCCTTTCTGATGGCACTGCTGATCCTCGCGGCGTGGCTGATGGACAGGCTTGGTCTGACCGTTCGCAATGTTGGTCTGGCGGCCGGTGCCATTCTTGTGTTTTCGCCATTGGCTCTGTTTTCTGCCGGGTTCCAGCTGTCCTTTGCGGCAACGGCGGCGCTTGTGATCTGGTTTGAAGGCTGGCGGCACAGGCAGTCCGGTACCGCCTCCGGCGGCAGGTTCATCAGGTGGGGGCTTGACCTTGTCACCGCGTCGATGATCGCCAGTATCGCCACCCTGCCGTTGACAGCCTATCATTTCGGTGTTGTCACCCCCTGGGGGGTGATGGCCAATCTGCTTGGTATTCCGCTGACCGGTCTGTGGATCATGCCGGCGGGTCTGGCCGTGCTGATCACTGACATGTTGCCGCTGCCTGAATTCATCTCGATCCTGCCGGTGCTGGTGATGCAGGGTGGCATCAACGCATTGGTTATGGTTGCCGGCTGGTTTTCATCGCTTCCTGTTTCACCCTTGCCTGTAACGCCGCCGCCTCCGGCGCTGCTGAATGTGGGCTATGCCGGGTTCGGTCTGTTGACATGCCTCACAGGACAGGGCGTGAAGAGAGCCGTCTGTGGAGGCTGTCTTGCCATCGTCACAGCGGTCTGTCTTGTGGTCCGCCCGCCAATGGATGGCGTATTGTTCGCCAGGGGCAAGAATGTCCATATCGTAATGCCAGGTGGTGATGGCGTGCTGACGGGGTTCACGTCACTGGGTGGCAGGCGGCTGTCCGATTTTCTGGCTGACAACGCAATGCGAAGCCTTGCCGGCAAGACCGTCACCACAGGCGGCGCCGGCGCGATCGCGATGTTTGACCACAGGGGCAAGGGGGACATTGCCATTGTCACGGCGCGACGCGCATTGAGTGCCGGTTGCCGCAGTGGGGCAAAGCTTGTCATCGCCACTGTTCAGGCGGATTATCCATGCCGTGATGGGACGCCGCTGATCAGTCTTGCCGGTCTACCGCCGGAAAACTATCTGCTGCGTTTTGCCGAAGAGGGCGTGCAGGCACGCGCAAGCGACGGTCAGTACTTCCTGATCAGGCCGGTAAGTCGTCCCTGA
- the lexA gene encoding transcriptional repressor LexA — protein MLTRKQKELLDYLTTHAETHDVPPSFDEMRDALGLASKSGIHRLVSGLEERGYIRRLANRARAIEILKPASNAMGDIARTVASAVDAVSLPLLGRIAAGTPIEALSDPSNQLEVPASMLGRGEHFALEIIGDSMIEAGILEGDTVVIERSNTANHGEIVVALIHKQEATLKTLLKEPGRIGLQAENPRYETRYFQTDDVEVQGRLTGLIRKY, from the coding sequence ATGCTCACACGCAAGCAGAAGGAACTTCTGGACTACCTCACCACCCATGCCGAGACGCATGATGTGCCGCCGTCATTCGACGAGATGCGCGATGCGCTGGGTCTGGCGTCGAAATCGGGCATTCACCGCCTTGTTTCGGGCCTTGAGGAACGTGGCTATATCCGCCGACTGGCGAACAGGGCGCGCGCCATCGAGATTCTGAAACCGGCATCGAATGCGATGGGGGATATCGCTCGCACCGTGGCAAGTGCCGTGGATGCTGTCAGTCTGCCGCTGCTTGGCCGGATTGCGGCCGGCACGCCAATCGAGGCCCTGAGCGATCCGTCCAACCAGCTTGAAGTTCCGGCAAGCATGCTAGGCCGGGGAGAGCATTTTGCGCTTGAAATCATTGGAGATTCGATGATCGAGGCTGGCATTCTGGAAGGCGATACCGTGGTCATAGAACGGTCAAACACCGCCAATCATGGCGAGATTGTCGTGGCCCTGATCCATAAACAGGAAGCCACGCTGAAAACACTCCTGAAAGAACCCGGCCGCATCGGCCTTCAGGCCGAAAACCCGCGCTATGAAACACGATATTTTCAGACGGATGATGTCGAGGTTCAGGGACGACTTACCGGCCTGATCAGGAAGTACTGA
- the glp gene encoding gephyrin-like molybdotransferase Glp, protein MPTSDTSSGKGPRPLLSVAEALSHILEGLAPSQTEICTLHDMGGHDVRGRVLASDIAARLSLPPAAVSAMDGYAVRAADCKIAGATLTRVGESAAGRPWDGNVGVGEAVRIFTGAVIPDGADTILLQEDATATGETDGATITVNEVPRDGQFIRPAGLDVTTGDMILAAGTVMSARLIALAISAGHTDVSLWRKPHVGILSTGDELVTPGTTPGPGQIISSNAIYLSSFVAACGAVPVDLGIARDRPGEMLACVRRASAPLDLVVTTGGASVGVHDHIVNDLSASGTELGFWKIAMRPGKPLIHGRIDNIPLLGLPGNPVSSAVCANIFLRPAIARLCGGDHTPTMISARLAVDLPANDQRQDYLRATLAYDQQGQPAVTPARKQDSSMISIYAGANALIVRPPHDAPRKTGDPVMVMPLDPLL, encoded by the coding sequence ATGCCGACGAGTGATACGTCATCAGGTAAAGGTCCACGCCCTCTTCTGTCGGTTGCCGAGGCGCTGAGCCACATACTTGAAGGTCTGGCACCTTCACAGACCGAAATCTGCACCTTGCATGACATGGGTGGGCATGACGTCAGGGGACGGGTTCTTGCCAGTGACATCGCCGCCAGGTTGAGCCTGCCACCGGCCGCCGTTTCGGCGATGGATGGCTATGCGGTGAGGGCAGCGGATTGCAAGATTGCAGGTGCAACGCTGACACGGGTTGGTGAATCCGCCGCTGGCCGGCCGTGGGACGGCAATGTGGGTGTCGGCGAAGCGGTGCGAATCTTCACCGGTGCCGTCATACCGGATGGCGCGGACACAATTCTGCTGCAAGAGGACGCAACCGCCACCGGCGAGACCGACGGCGCGACCATCACCGTCAATGAAGTGCCACGCGATGGCCAGTTCATCCGCCCGGCCGGGCTGGATGTCACCACCGGCGACATGATACTCGCTGCCGGCACGGTGATGTCGGCCCGGCTGATCGCGCTGGCGATATCGGCTGGCCACACCGATGTCAGCCTGTGGCGTAAACCGCATGTGGGAATTCTGTCGACTGGTGACGAGCTTGTTACCCCTGGCACCACACCCGGACCGGGTCAGATCATCTCGTCAAACGCGATCTATCTGTCGTCATTCGTTGCGGCATGTGGGGCAGTGCCCGTGGATCTTGGCATTGCGCGTGACAGGCCCGGCGAAATGCTGGCCTGCGTTCGGCGCGCGAGCGCGCCGCTGGACCTTGTTGTGACAACCGGCGGGGCCTCGGTCGGCGTGCATGACCATATCGTCAATGATCTGTCGGCAAGCGGTACCGAACTCGGCTTCTGGAAGATCGCCATGCGACCCGGCAAGCCGCTTATCCATGGCCGGATCGACAACATCCCGCTGCTTGGTCTTCCCGGCAATCCGGTTTCCAGCGCGGTATGCGCCAACATCTTTCTGCGGCCCGCCATCGCGAGGCTATGCGGCGGCGATCACACCCCCACGATGATCAGCGCCAGACTGGCTGTTGACCTGCCGGCAAATGACCAGCGACAGGATTATCTTCGGGCCACGCTTGCCTATGATCAGCAGGGCCAGCCTGCTGTCACCCCGGCTCGAAAGCAGGACAGTTCAATGATCAGCATCTATGCCGGCGCAAACGCACTGATTGTCCGCCCTCCCCATGACGCGCCGCGCAAAACAGGGGATCCGGTTATGGTGATGCCTCTCGACCCGCTCCTTTGA